A stretch of the Musa acuminata AAA Group cultivar baxijiao chromosome BXJ2-7, Cavendish_Baxijiao_AAA, whole genome shotgun sequence genome encodes the following:
- the LOC135617303 gene encoding Golgi SNAP receptor complex member 1-1-like: MEASSWDALRKQARKLEAQLDEQMTSYRRLVSAKPDGSANELESGIEHLLKQLQHVNLQMQTWVSSGGSQIISHTLTRHKEILQDLTQEFFRLRSSLRAKQERASLLLDFRDFDKAKVDMEEGADSVEHALLKEQATISRSSGQMDNVISQAQATLGSLIFQRSTFGGINTKISNVSSRLPTVNHILSAIKRKKSMDTIILSLVASVCTFMILIYWLSK, from the exons GCAAGGAAGCTTGAAGCTCAGTTGGATGAGCAGATGACTTCATATCGTAGACTGGTTTCGGCAAAACCTGATGGCTCAGCAAATGAACTAGAATCTGGAATTGAACATTTACTGAAGCAACTCCAGCATGTCAATTTGCAGATGCAAACTTGGGTTTCTTCTGGAGGCTCACAGATTATTTCTCATACATTGACACGACATAAAGAAATTCTGCAAGATCTTACTCAG GAGTTTTTCCGTCTTCGCTCGAGTCTTAGAGCAAAGCAAGAACGTGCTTCACTTCTTCTCGACTTTAGGGATTTTGATAAGGCAAAAGTAGACATGGAAGAGGGTGCTGATTCTGTTGAGCATGCTTTGCTTAAAGAACAAGCTACTATAAGTAGAAGTTCAGGGCAG ATGGATAATGTAATATCTCAAGCACAAGCTACCCTAGGATCACTTATTTTTCAGCGCTCCACATTTGGTGGGATCAACACAAAGATAAGCAATGTTAGCAGCAGACTTCCTACG GTAAATCATATCCTATCAGCAATTAAAAGGAAAAAGTCAATGGACACCATCATCCTCTCCCTTGTTGCTTCTGTTTGTAcatttatgatcttgatttacTGGTTGTCAAAGTGA